The following are encoded together in the Adhaeribacter arboris genome:
- a CDS encoding PstS family phosphate ABC transporter substrate-binding protein, producing MKNSVILKLYWKWMVCLLLAAGIFACNREGKIEDTPTSGNIKISVDEAFAPIIDSHIYAFQKFYKYAKINATYKSEAETVKDLLQDSARLVVISRPLTNEEKKVFEQQKITPRITKIAIDGIALITHPSNPDTTFTMEEVRNIFSGKVSSWKQLDPGSILSDITIVFDNAGSSTARYITDSVINKQPLPKKVFAAKTNKALIDYVAQNPNALGVIGVNWISDFDDSTSIGFLRKIKVAAVSSNPDKEVTDAYVQPFQGYLAQKSYPLRRNVYIVSREARAGLGTGFASFVAGDKGQRIVLKSGLVPASVPVRIISIKE from the coding sequence ATGAAAAATTCAGTAATCTTAAAATTATATTGGAAATGGATGGTTTGCCTGCTATTGGCAGCCGGAATATTTGCCTGTAACCGGGAAGGTAAGATTGAAGATACACCTACCTCCGGAAACATAAAGATAAGCGTTGACGAAGCTTTTGCTCCTATTATAGATTCGCATATTTATGCGTTCCAAAAATTTTATAAGTATGCAAAAATAAATGCTACTTATAAGTCCGAAGCCGAAACGGTAAAGGATTTACTACAGGATAGTGCCCGGTTAGTAGTGATTTCACGGCCATTAACCAACGAAGAAAAGAAAGTTTTTGAGCAGCAAAAGATAACGCCACGTATAACTAAAATCGCCATTGATGGAATAGCTCTTATTACGCATCCAAGTAACCCTGATACTACCTTTACTATGGAAGAAGTGCGTAATATTTTTAGTGGAAAAGTTAGTTCTTGGAAACAGCTTGATCCTGGTTCTATATTATCCGATATTACCATTGTGTTTGATAACGCAGGCTCTAGTACGGCACGTTACATCACGGATTCTGTTATAAACAAACAACCCCTACCCAAAAAAGTATTTGCGGCAAAAACAAACAAAGCTTTAATAGACTATGTCGCTCAGAACCCAAATGCCTTAGGAGTAATAGGTGTAAATTGGATAAGCGACTTTGATGATAGCACCTCAATTGGTTTTTTACGTAAGATAAAAGTAGCCGCGGTAAGTAGCAATCCAGATAAGGAAGTAACCGATGCTTATGTTCAACCGTTTCAAGGATATTTGGCACAAAAATCTTATCCTTTGCGTCGAAATGTTTATATTGTAAGCCGAGAGGCACGGGCAGGGCTTGGCACAGGTTTTGCGTCTTTTGTAGCTGGTGATAAAGGCCAGCGAATTGTACTAAAGTCGGGCTTAGTACCTGCCAGCGTGCCAGTTCGTATAATATCAATTAAAGAATAA
- a CDS encoding energy transducer TonB, with protein MEKQLNYATASLDDIVFEYRNKSYGAFFLRKIYNKHVTIATIVAIALFILFLSAPLIAKLIGGDDDSNKVVKIEKVVELAEPPSLENKPPPPPPDLPPPPPPVVSTVKFTPPVIKKDEEVREEEEIPDQKELEDVVISTKTVEGNTNQEVLTEVEAPSEVGEVVEEQIFTFVEQNPTFPGGIEAMYKYLGKNIRYPAVASRNGLEGNVILQFVVNKEGAISDIQVVKSLGGGTDEEAIRVIKSMPNWTPGKQNGRPVNVRYTLPVRFKLQ; from the coding sequence AAAACAACTGAATTATGCAACCGCGTCGCTCGATGATATTGTTTTCGAGTACCGCAATAAATCCTACGGAGCATTTTTCCTTCGTAAGATTTACAATAAACACGTAACCATTGCTACTATTGTTGCTATTGCCCTTTTTATTTTGTTTCTAAGCGCTCCTTTAATTGCTAAATTAATTGGTGGCGACGATGACTCAAATAAAGTGGTGAAAATAGAGAAAGTAGTAGAATTGGCCGAACCGCCATCATTAGAAAACAAACCACCTCCACCCCCACCAGATTTGCCACCACCACCGCCACCCGTGGTTTCAACGGTAAAATTTACTCCTCCGGTTATTAAAAAGGATGAGGAAGTACGGGAAGAGGAAGAAATTCCGGACCAGAAAGAACTGGAAGATGTAGTTATCTCTACTAAAACGGTAGAAGGCAATACGAACCAGGAAGTTTTAACTGAGGTAGAGGCGCCTTCTGAAGTAGGTGAAGTTGTTGAAGAACAAATTTTTACCTTCGTAGAACAAAACCCAACTTTCCCTGGTGGTATAGAAGCCATGTATAAGTATCTAGGTAAAAATATCAGATACCCCGCAGTAGCTTCCCGAAATGGCTTAGAAGGTAACGTAATTCTACAGTTCGTAGTAAATAAAGAAGGAGCTATCTCCGATATTCAGGTAGTAAAATCCCTGGGTGGCGGTACTGACGAAGAAGCGATTCGGGTAATTAAATCAATGCCTAACTGGACTCCAGGAAAGCAAAACGGTCGGCCGGTAAATGTGCGTTATACCTTACCTGTTAGATTTAAATTACAGTAA